Proteins encoded within one genomic window of Glandiceps talaboti chromosome 3, keGlaTala1.1, whole genome shotgun sequence:
- the LOC144433400 gene encoding alpha-N-acetyl-neuraminyl-2,3-beta-galactosyl-1,3-N-acetyl-galactosaminide alpha-2,6-sialyltransferase-like has translation MKLQGRKCFHIIVLVNGFLLLALVFYMSSWKYAPTTVKASQQQTVVNKASHRPTSHTANHTVGLVKGTTANHVAEETVKVLRYVEDNRLSNVVNATINQLHGYVAIADSQKHLEHPQCGECAIVSSSGRILGQNAAGEIDRTDCVMRMNDAPVKGYEHEVGRRTTIRVISFASIGGFDPSALFHPSTSPGIVIFWVSLEQMSLDYNSSAFYTISEYQKSFSHIKFYIFTNEKLNEMQSRYEKETSYKIDHPNDQTWHHYYSKPGWTECGFYNVNERRRRDAHKFKAERNAFFRWNKSKVANITFRHPSW, from the exons CTGCAGGGTCGTAAATGTTTCCACATTATCGTGTTGGTGAACGGTTTCCTTTTACTCGCTTTAGTATTCTACATGTCATCATGGAAGTACGCACCAACCACTGTTAAAGCTAGTCAACAACAAACCGTTGTTAACAAAGCTAGTCATCGACCAACCAGTCACACAGCTAATCACACAGTCGGTCTAGTAAAAGGAACCACTGCTAATCACGTGGCTGAGGAAACGGTGAAGGTACTTCGCTATGTAGAGGATAATAGGCTTTCAAATGTTGTCAATGCCACAATCAATCAACTGCATGGATACGTAGCTATAGCAGATTCACAAAAG CATCTGGAACACCCTcaatgtggtgagtgtgccatTGTTAGCAGCTCTGGTCGAATTCTTGGTCAGAATGCGGCAGGAGAGATTGACCGGACTGATTGTGTTATGAGAATGAACGATGCACCTGTCAAAGGCTATGAACACGAAGTGGGCAGACGAACTACAATTCGGGTTATATCATTTGCCTCAATTGGGGGATTTGACCCTTCAGCATTATTCCACCCTTCTACGTCACCGGGTATTGTCATATTTTGGGTTTCACTCGAGCAGATGAGCCTAGACTACAATAGCAGTGCATTTTATACGATATCCGAGTACCAGAAGAGTTTTAGCCATATCAAATTCTACATATTTACAAACGAAAAGCTGAACGAAATGCAAAGCCGTTACGAAAAAGAAACAAGTTATAAAAT AGACCATCCTAATGATCAAACATGGCACCACTATTACAGTAAGCCCGGTTGGACAGAATGTGGATTCTACAATGTAAATGAGCGAAGGCGGAGAGATGCCCATAAGTTTAAAGCGGAAAGGAATGCATTTTTTAGGTGGAATAAATCAAAAGTGGCAAATATCACGTTTCGCCATCCCTCGTGGTGA